agaattataaaatagaaaggaaagatagcccagtcaaagtaccactcaagtaaaatcgaatgttattagcgataaagagtaatcatattatctaaagcgataagaaaaaacatgcataatattgtaattcaacaataatgaggatccattggcagaattaaaaattataaagcggcttatttattattggcagattataaaaaataaaagtttgcatgtacatttgaggttagaattgtttatgtctttaaatgaatcaattgatctaggataaatcgatagttatttgaatcaacacctaacgaatcagctgattgttcgatcaaccagtacaagttgaattataaagtttactcacaaaagatgtattatatatactaaggaaggtttatgtaaataaatagggacaactattattgctgcatgaatatttattacaatctaaagAAGTacgaaaatcaagagtatacaaaactcttataaaaaattaaatgtatattgcGTGATAGTATCGTATATcacgatttatttattagaataatctaagacaatcactccatctatttatataaaaactttttatccatctttctataataaagttgaagaaaccctgaatctgaagtaaccaattgtattgagttttgCTAAATTaaaaagccaatcagaaggaagcttacaaatcgttcaaggaagagaaaaaatttttctggaaatcacttctctttggcttgtgatctcgatctgagaggatgcacatggaaatTAGGGTTCTTCCttcttgttaaattttaaaaattatcaagccaatcccctttttaaatgttaactatttgtaattaatgtttatttatctgtgaactcagtattgttaaagagttcttaattgtaatcagttcccataaatatatctttaatacggaaagaaatctataagaaatctggaccacgcgcgagcccagccgagacgaaaaggacctgcataattaattattggaaataattaatttactctacaagacctccaagaacatcattaatgtgagtgttagttcaaacgagctcgttttataAAGGCCTTTTATTAAGAGTtggggaattaatcaaagcgctatataaattaattcaagtcaaggaaaattcgcaacgtgttgagtgctatcatatagtttgtaagaacgttttatgaattttatttgatttatgtaggaagcttacttccatgcacggcacggACTCATAAAAAACCCtgagatttttaaatattagttttaataattattatttgctaattgatcaaagcTTGTCCTATTAAATCTATCGACCGAGCAGgttttaaattgtagaattctgaattgacttgaagtccaagtattagtattaaatataatatattcataatctTTAAAGCTCACAACTGTGAATGCTAGTAAACCCTGTGATAATTGTTTAACTATTaaagaatttatatatattggaattataaatataagaatgttttatatatatattattttatgggaatatagtttgtgttttatgtcagcatacaaaatcatagaagtttattttatcctaattcatttcgtgatatacagtttgagctgtctcagtaccaagaaaaaatattctgcagcatataaaattagtgaatcaattaatattgatcttattaagagcattcagtacttatcatcctttgatgatagtcatactagTCCACCAGAAAaaacatattgataattatattaataaggttccagttatatcatataaggatccagagaacttccagaactggcgttgtaagttttaaggaatttcagaaggataaattggtgaatacctgttttcatgacaagcgttttaaggatcaaatagaaaaaaccatagttggtcctcattattctctattgtatacatggttactgataatcagtcatcaactatctttctgatttccttattggtattcctcaagaacttcacggaagcagcggtaagaattattgatcaccagtcattgaaccctgtggtgattGATTATATTTGGAAAGTttatgtatctaccactgagctagagctgcgttTTGAACCCAGCGATTTtgtgagccggacggccttaactttttgtgaatttattcgcaaaatagggactttagcaaccgctcttatatatattaaatttacCATTTTACATAATGGcttcacaacgtgggactctatcataagagataaccccccaggAAGCACGTCTTTACACATGGAATCAAAATAGCGtacatgaatattgaatgacGATTCTGTGGATAGCCTGATTGTGAGAATTGTATTTATTGAAagatttttctcattatttataACTCTCATTCATAGGTTATTACTGATGTTATCACCATGAAGGAGAGCTTACAATAAATCACtgtataaaatttgttaatttggaaataatttattcaacccATTAAAAAATTGCAGTTTTCCTGTTGTACATATTGTATCATAATGTGCATCTTTTTGGAACGACACGAATCTCCTTCGAATCTCTTAGAGAACTGCGAATTTATTTCACTAATCATGTTAgctatttatttttcttatgatGTGGCCAAAACTTCCTTCCTTTTATgagcttctttttcttcttcttctgcgtCTTCACTTTCCTCACACATTCTGTTGTGGTTTTCATTTGTCTACACAATTTGAGTGGTTCATCTTGTATTCTGAAGCAGACCTTTTCAATtacctcaaaattgttatcCAAACTTGTACTGGTGGTATTCTGAAGCATGCGTTCCATTGACCTTATGTCTTCGAAGTCTTCTTTGAAATTATGGAACGTCAAACAAATCGGCGTCTCTGTTGAATTCATGATCGTCACATTGTTACAATCGCTGCATCGACCGTTCTTGCAGAACTTGAACTGGCTCTGCGAGTCGTTGTTGACTATCTCCTCGTATCGTTTCAGAATCTCGTCAGCATTGAAGCCCTGATTGGCCTCATCCACTTTGTACTTGCGATCAACAACGAAAGGCTCACTGCTATTCGCTGTTCTGTTGCTTTCCGAACTCGCGTTGATATCCAGACCCTGCCTCGGCCCGTAATCGATCACTTCGCAGTCTTCATTCATTGGCTCATTTGGTTTGGATCTTCCATATGAAGATTTGGCCTCAGACAATTGTGGACCTCTCATTTCCACCGCTTTGTTCGTCGAGCTCATTCCATCCCACTCCGATTTTTATTTGCTGATTCCGTTGTTCTCAATTCTTCGGAGGATTCGGCTCTCTCTACAAATAGAGGATCAGTCATATTTGTTAATCCAGCAGTAATAAGTGATTTTGGAACGATATTATCTCCCGTTGTTGAAAGATCTACTATTCCTTCCACCACCGTGTGATTAGATATATTCTCGCTGTCAGCTATGGGAGTTGAGCCAGAATGAGTACCATTGAAAAGCCCTCTATTTTCACTAATTATTTGACCTGATTGAGCAATAACAGCGGAGCTACTTTCCTGTAGTGATTCGTTAGTGATATTATTCAATCTAATTCCCCTTTTATCCGCATAATCATCCTCTGAGGTGGCTGTCGATATCTATATAGGGGAGAGAAATAGAGTTAaagaatgtttattttcaatttaaattcacagtgacatttcaataatttaataaattttatagcttgatgatgACAATAACACTCTTGAACCTGTAGATGGTACAGTAGAACCCTTCATATCCTTGGAATATCAGACCAGTATAGTGTTCTTATATACGGCTGTTTTTAGGCAAGAAGAACGTTTTTTTATTGCTCCAACCTTTTGGCCGTTTCGAACACGGTCCGGTCCCGTGAAGGTCAGATATGAGGGGTTATACAGTAgtttatattaaatgaaaaagactaagaaattgtcaaacaaCCACAGATTAAATCtgttcttagtctttttcattgaatatgaataattaccacaatatcaacttctcaactacacaaaaggtagtttatattcatttgaacatctctgaaaaatgtaatatcatTTGAGCGGAAAtgatatttaaatgtttttaaatcGATTTTTTGTTTCTATACGTAATGACTTTGTAATGAGTGTAAACTGTCGAAAACTCATTAACGAAAGCCCATAAGCTAGGATTGTATGGATCAAACAATGGATTCAATTACAACTCCGGAATTATCCGGCTCAATTCAAGCATCGGCTCTACTCTCCACTGACCACTGACGAGCATTATCACATTATTGGATAATTAGCTGGCTGATTTCACGGAATAGACCGGACTTCATCACCACTGAATGTCATGTCATATTATGTCATTCCCACACATTCAAAGTTCCTCACATATTCACATTTAGTCAAACTCGGTTCTCTTTCATGACAAAGAAGAGAATGGATTATGAAAGAATAATATCATGTATTCTAAAACAAAAGAATGTTTCAGTTATCATaggttttgataatattatcatgttAT
Above is a window of Nilaparvata lugens isolate BPH chromosome 4, ASM1435652v1, whole genome shotgun sequence DNA encoding:
- the LOC111053345 gene encoding uncharacterized protein LOC111053345, with the protein product MSSTNKAVEMRGPQLSEAKSSYGRSKPNEPMNEDCEVIDYGPRQGLDINASSESNRTANSSEPFVVDRKYKVDEANQGFNADEILKRYEEIVNNDSQSQFKFCKNGRCSDCNNVTIMNSTETPICLTFHNFKEDFEDIRSMERMLQNTTSTSLDNNFEVIEKVCFRIQDEPLKLCRQMKTTTECVRKVKTQKKKKKKLIKGRKFWPHHKKNK